The proteins below are encoded in one region of Brassica napus cultivar Da-Ae chromosome A6, Da-Ae, whole genome shotgun sequence:
- the LOC106346657 gene encoding boron transporter 4, whose amino-acid sequence MEKEISSKRPFRGIIADLKGRALCYKQDWITGLRSGFGILAPTTYIFFASALPVIAFGEQLSRDTDGALSTVETLASTALCGVIHSILGGQPLLILGVAEPTVLMYVYLYNFAKGRPELGKELYLAWVAWVCVWTAMLLFLMATLNAADIINRFTRVAGELFGMLISVLFIQQAIKGMVGEFSMPKEGDSKLEKYKFEWLYTNGLLGLIFTFGLLYTALKSRKARSWRYGTGWYRSFIADYGVPLMVVVWTALSFTTPSQLPSGVPRRLFSPLPWDSASLEHWTVIKDMGKVSPEYIFAAFIPALMIAGLYFFDHSVASQLAQQKEFNLKNPSAYHYDILLLGFMTLICGLLGLPPSNGVLPQSPMHTKSLAVLKRQLIRRKMVKTAKESIRKRATSSEVYENMQEVFIEMDKSPIAQTNRTVILELQDLKEAVMKSNEDEGERDEESGFDPEKHLDAYLPVRVNEQRVSNLLQSLLVAGAVLAMPAIKLMPTSVLWGYFAYMAIDSLPGNQFFERMMLLFVLPSRRFKVLEGAHASFVEKVPYKSMAAFTILQIVYFGICYGVTWIPVAGIMFPVPFFLLIAIRQYILPKLFNPSHLRELDAAEYEEIPGTPRDPLELSFRATDTTKGVPENDAEILDELTTRRGELKVRTLSLNEDKGNQIYPKEKVQAEDETRVLRDSQ is encoded by the exons ATGGAGAAAGAGATAAGCTCAAAGAGGCCCTTTAGAGGGATCATAGCAGATCTCAAAGGAAGAGCCTTGTGTTACAAGCAAGACTGGATCACTGGTCTCCGCTCTGGTTTCGG GATTTTAGCACCAACAACATACATATTTTTTGCATCTGCGCTTCCAGTTATAGCCTTCGGAGAGCAACTTAGCCGCGACACAG ATGGAGCGTTGAGCACAGTAGAAACATTAGCATCAACAGCGTTATGTGGAGTGATACACTCAATATTAGGAGGACAGCCACTGTTGATACTTGGAGTTGCAGAACCAACTGTCTTAATGTACGTTTACTTGTACAACTTCGCTAAAGGAAGACCAGAGTTAGGCAAAGAACTCTACTTAGCTTGGGTGGCTTG GGTTTGTGTATGGACGGCTATGTTACTGTTCTTAATGGCCACCCTCAACGCGGCTGACATCATTAACCGGTTTACGAGGGTTGCTGGTGAGCTGTTTGGTATGTTGATCTCCGTTCTGTTCATCCAACAAGCCATTAAG GGTATGGTGGGGGAGTTTAGTATGCCAAAAGAGGGGGACTCAAAACTCGAGAAGTATAAGTTTGAGTGGCTATACACAAACGGACTTCTTGGACTCATTTTCACATTTGGCCTTCTCTACACTGCTTTGAAGAGCAGAAAAGCTAGGTCTTGGCGATATGGAACAGGATGGTACAGAAGCTTCATAGCGGACTATGGAGTTCCTTTGATGGTTGTGGTCTGGACAGCATTGTCTTTCACCACGCCATCACAACTCCCCTCTGGTGTACCTAGAAGACTCTTTAGTCCTCTTCCTTGGGACTCTGCTTCTTTGGAACACTGGACTGTCATCAAG GACATGGGGAAAGTCTCTCCAGAATACATTTTCGCGGCGTTTATACCAGCACTGATGATTGCAGGACTCTACTTCTTTGATCACAGTGTTGCTTCACAGCTTGCGCAGCAGAAGGAGTTCAATCTCAAGAACCCTTCTGCTTATCACTATGACATTCTCTTGTTAGGCTTCATG ACGTTGATCTGTGGATTGCTTGGTCTGCCTCCATCCAATGGAGTCCTCCCCCAATCTCCTATGCATACCAAGAGCCTCGCTGTTCTCAAACGACAG TTGATTCGGAGGAAGATGGTGAAGACAGCCAAAGAAAGCATCAGGAAGAGAGCAACATCTTCCGAAGTATACGAGAATATGCAAGAAGTCTTCATAGAAATGGACAAAAGCCCAATT GCGCAGACAAACAGAACAGTGATACTTGAGCTGCAAGATCTAAAAGAAGCGGTGATGAAGAGCAACGAGGacgaaggagagagagacgagGAGAGTGGTTTCGACCCAGAGAAGCACTTGGACGCTTACTTGCCTGTACGAGTCAACGAGCAGAGAGTGAGCAACCTTTTACAGTCACTACTAGTAGCAGGTGCAGTGTTGGCTATGCCGGCCATCAAGCTCATGCCGACTTCAGTTCTATGGGGATACTTCGCTTACATGGCCATCGACAGCCTCCCTGGAAACCAATTCTTTGAGCGTATGATGCTTCTCTTCGTCCTACCAAGCCGGAGATTCAA GGTCTTGGAGGGAGCACACGCGTCGTTCGTGGAGAAGGTTCCATACAAGTCAATGGCTGCGTTCACAATCTTGCAGATAGTCTACTTTGGGATTTGTTACGGAGTCACGTGGATTCCTGTGGCGGGAATAATGTTTCCGGTTCCTTTCTTTCTATTGATAGCCATCAGACAGTACATTCTCCCTAAGCTGTTTAACCCGTCTCATCTCCGAGAACTCGACGCGGCCGAGTACGAGGAGATCCCCGGCACTCCTAGGGACCCGCTTGAATTGTCTTTccgg GCAACTGATACAACGAAAGGCGTCCCAGAGAATGATGCTGAGATTTTAGACGAGTTGACGACGAGAAGAGGAGAGCTTAAAGTCCGTACGCTTAGTCTTAATGAAGACAAAGGCAACCAG ATTTATCCCAAGGAAAAAGTGCAAGCAGAGGATGAAACACGAGTACTACGAGACAGTCAGTGA
- the LOC106346655 gene encoding serine-threonine kinase receptor-associated protein, with translation MGVPLVCHGHSRPVVDVSYSPVTPDGFFLISASKDSNPMLRNGETGDWIGTFEGHKGAVWSCSLDKHAMRAASASADFTAKIWNALTGDELHSFEHKHIVRACAFSEDTHLLLTGGMEKILRIFDMNRPDAPPKEVGNSPGSIRTVEWLHSDNTILSSCTDTGDIRLWDIRSDKIVQTLETKFPVTSAEVSQDGRYITTADGSSVKFWDANNFGLLKSYEMPCNVESASLEPKLGNTFIAGGEDMWVHRFDFQTGEEIGCNKGHHGPVHCVRYSPGGESYTSGSEDGTVRIWEVVGSVNHEEKESDQSGNVKLVAEEVVRKAESLRISEKAAEAK, from the exons aTGGGGGTTCCGTTAGTATGCCACGGACATTCTCGTCCCGTCGTCGACGTTTCTTACAGTCCGGTGACTCCAGATGGGTTCTTCCTCATCAGCGCCAGCAAAG ATTCGAATCCAATGTTGAGGAATGGGGAGACAGGTGATTGGATAGGGACTTTTGAAGGACATAAAGGAGCAGTTTGGAGTTGCAGCCTTGATAAACATGCTATGCGTGCTGCCTCTGCTTCTGCTGATTTCACTGC GAAAATATGGAATGCATTGACTGGAGATGAGTTGCACTCCTTTGAACACAAGCACATTGTTCGTGCGTGTGCCTTCTCAGAG GACACTCACCTTTTGCTCACCGGTGGAATGGAGAAGATTCTTCGGATATTCGATATGAATCGGCCAGACGCACCTCCAAAAGAAGTTGGAAACTCTCCTGGTTCAATCAGAACCGTCGAGTGGCTTCACAGTGATAATACTATCCTGAGCTCTTGCACAGATACCGGTGACATTAG GTTATGGGACATAAGAAGTGACAAGATTGTTCAGACATTAGAAACGAAGTTCCCAGTCACTAGTGCTGAAGTAAGCCAAGATGGGCGATACATAACTACTGCTGATGGATCTAGTGTTAAGTTTTGGGACGCCAATAA TTTTGGATTGCTGAAGAGCTATGAGATGCCTTGCAACGTAGAATCAGCCTCCTTGGAACCGAAACTCGGGAACACTTTCATTGCTGGAGGAGAAGACATGTGGGTCCATAGGTTTGATTTCCAGACTGGAGAGGAGATTG GGTGTAACAAGGGCCACCACGGACCAGTGCACTGCGTGAGGTATTCTCCAGGAGGGGAGTCATACACGTCAGGCTCAGAAGATGGGACGGTCAGAATATGGGAGGTTGTGGGTTCAGTGAACCATGAGGAGAAGGAGAGTGATCAGAGTGGTAACGTGAAGCTTGTGGCGGAGGAGGTTGTGCGTAAAGCTGAAAGTCTACGTATCAGTGAGAAAGCTGCAGAAGCTAAATGA
- the LOC106346654 gene encoding pentatricopeptide repeat-containing protein At1g15480, mitochondrial — MFALSKVVRRSQSLRLGACNAVYYSKLEIPLVERNGSVESNALIHDKHEAFSSSYELPWSYSTGRRSLSSDAGARSSGEEDGLQSEEELSCDEAEIDGAELELLSEAGKTQGSKRSSELFKAIVSVSGLSVASALDKWVEEGKEINRTEIANAMLQLRRRRMYGRALQLAEWLEEHKQYELEERDYASRLDLIAKVRGLYKGELYVERIPESFRGELVYRTLLANYASTSNVRKAEAVFNKMKDLGFPRTSYACDQMLMLYKRVDKKKIADVLSMMEKENLKPTLYTYKILIDAKGATNDISGMEEILETMKSEGVEVDLRAKSIVARHYASAGLKEKAEKVLKEMEGESLMANRYVWKDLLSIYGFLQRADEVSRIWKICEANNPFYKESLAAILAFGKINKVKEAEAVFKKSVKMGHRVSSGMYSVLLRVYVDHKMVSEGKDLVKRMVDSGCNIGALTWDALIRLYIEAGEVEKADASLSKATQLKQIKPLMSSFMYVMDEYARKGDVHNTEKIFQWMRQSGYHSRFRQFQSLIQAYVNAKAPAYGMKDRMKADNVFPNRGLAILLANADPFKKTPLSDLLD; from the exons ATGTTTGCTCTTTCCAAGGTTGTAAGAAG AAGCCAGAGTCTTCGACTAGGAGCTTGCAATGCTGTGTACTACTCTAAGCTAGAGATACCATTGGTTGAAAGGAACGGTTCTGTTGAATCAAACGCTTTGATACATGATAAACACGAAGCTTTCTCTAGCTCTTACGAGCTCCCATGGAGCTACTCTACCGGAAGACGCTCGCTTTCCTCTGACGCCGGCGCTAGAAGCTCCGGGGAGGAAGATGGGCTTCAGTCTGAGGAGGAGTTGTCCTGTGATGAAGCTGAAATTGATGGAGCAGAACTGGAACTACTCTCTGAGGCTGGTAAAACACAGGGAAGCAAGAGATCGTCTGAGCTGTTTAAGGCCATTGTCTCTGTCTCAGGTCTATCTGTAGCCTCTGCGCTTGATAAATGGGTTGAAGAGGGAAAGGAGATCAACCGCACAGAGATTGCAAATGCCATGTTGCAGCTCCGTAGGCGTCGGATGTATGGGAGAGCACTGCAG TTAGCAGAATGGCTTGAAGAACATAAGCAATATGAATTGGAAGAGAGAGATTACGCTTCTCGGCTTGATCTTATTGCCAAGGTGCGTGGTCTGTACAAGGGAGAGCTTTACGTCGAAAGAATCCCTGAATCTTTCAGAGGGGAACTGGTGTACCGCACCCTCCTGGCGAACTACGCATCAACAAGCAACGTGAGGAAAGCAGAAGCCGTGTTCAACAAAATGAAGGACTTGGGGTTCCCTAGGACATCATACGCTTGTGACCAGATGCTCATGCTCTACAAGAGGGTCGACAAGAAGAAGATAGCCGATGTGTTATCGATGATGGAGAAGGAAAACCTGAAGCCGACTCTCTACACGTACAAGATCCTCATCGACGCCAAAGGAGCGACGAATGACATTAGTGGGATGGAAGAGATTTTGGAGACGATGAAAAGCGAAGGTGTTGAAGTCGACCTTCGTGCGAAGTCTATAGTTGCAAGACACTATGCATCAGCTGGGCTTAAGGAGAAGGCTGAGAAAGTGCTGAAGGAGATGGAAGGTGAGAGTTTGATGGCTAATCGTTATGTGTGGAAGGATTTGCTTTCCATCTATGGCTTTCTCCAGAGGGCGGATGAGGTGAGCAGAATCTGGAAGATCTGCGAAGCAAACAACCCTTTTTATAAAGAGTCCCTCGCTGCAATCCTGGCGTTTGGAAAGATTAATAAGGTTAAAGAAGCAGAGGCGGTTTTCAAGAAGTCTGTGAAGATGGGGCATAGAGTTTCGTCAGGGATGTACTCCGTCCTCTTGAGAGTTTACGTGGATCACAAGATGGTCTCAGAGGGTAAGGATCTTGTCAAGAGGATGGTGGACAGCGGATGCAACATCGGGGCCTTAACATGGGATGCGCTGATCAGGCTTTATATAGAAGCCGGGGAAGTAGAAAAGGCTGATGCGTCGCTTAGCAAGGCAACGCAGCTGAAACAGATAAAGCCTTTGATGAGCTCATTCATGTACGTGATGGACGAGTATGCGAGAAAAGGTGATGTCCACAACACTGAGAAGATCTTCCAGTGGATGAGGCAATCTGGCTATCATTCTCGCTTCAGGCAGTTCCAGTCCCTTATCCAGGCTTATGTCAATGCCAAGGCACCAGCTTATGGGATGAAGGACAGGATGAAAGCTGATAACGTCTTCCCTAACAGGGGCTTGGCTATTCTGCTCGCTAACGCTGATCCCTTCAAGAAGACGCCTCTCTCTGATCTCTTGGACTGA
- the BNAA06G10200D gene encoding uncharacterized protein BNAA06G10200D, which yields MAKGWFFLEKVRRCLRTVFFLVAMLASLLVSSLPLLVAICDVLVPSFLLSSFTCVTCYGAKEHLSRYGFKRSLTDIPIVSVARSFLVICIYSLSDVPGLSHGPYLGTVSLCCVVSVLLLSVKACLFTVTSQLNTEAASFSPSRHHRLHLKKSWGMPVLFLSSVVFALGHTVVAYVTSCRARRKILYHRVDPEAVLLCKSIFSVHQKVPRSPIPMAGKAASKFDGEARRKPLSHVEGELPASLLADTDSLFIKIRGLTVHYKLCAPGPPGQSISPNVLESNSSYITTPETMAGRLKFDRKVLSMAEKSQHHHHHHYHRSYSSVFNNSSLHDPLLDSSPTSPPLIFKGREEDMMNVFSFEDEEKGVDESGKFGVVLVHGFGGGVFSWRHVMSPLAHDLGCVVTAFDRPGWGLTARPHKIDLEERRLLNPYTLENQVEMLLAFCHEMGFSSVVFVGHDDGGLLALKAAQRLMATNDPIKVVVRGVVLLNVSLSREVVPAFARILLHTSLRKKHLVRPLLRTEIAQVVNRRAWYDPAKMTTEVLRLYKAPLHVEGWDEALHEIGRLSSETVLAPQNAASLLKAVENLPVLVIAGAEDALVPLKSSQAMASKLLNSRLVAVSGCGHLPHEECPKALLAAMSPFITRLVLRPDLQSQ from the exons ATGGCAAAAGGTTGGTTCTTTCTGGAGAAAGTGAGAAGATGCTTGCGGACAGTGTTCTTCTTAGTTGCTATGTTGGCTTCGCTGCTAGTTTCGTCGTTGCCTTTGCTAGTAGCTATATGCGATGTGCTAGTGCCGAGCTTCTTGTTGTCGAGCTTCACTTGCGTGACTTGCTACGGAGCTAAGGAGCATCTGAGTCGATACGGTTTCAAGAGATCCTTGACTGATATTCCTATAGTCTCTGTCGCCAGATCTTTCCTTGTCATCT GTATCTATTCACTCTCGGACGTTCCTGGACTCTCGCACGGTCCTTACCTCGGAACTGTGTCTCTGTGCTGTGTGGTTTCAGTTCTACTTCTCTCAGTTAAAGCTTGTCTTTTCACTGTAACTTCTCAACTCAACACCGAAGCAGCCTCCTTCTCTCCATCTAGGCACCACCGGCTTCACCTGAAGAAGTCGTGGGGGATGCCGGTTTTGTTCCTCTCGTCCGTAGTGTTTGCACTTGGTCACACGGTTGTAGCTTACGTCACAAGTTGTAGAGCTAGGAGGAAGATTCTGTATCACAGAGTTGACCCTGAAGCT GTTCTTTTATGCAAGAGCATCTTCTCCGTCCACCAGAAAGTCCCACGGTCTCCCATTCCTATGGCTGGAAAGGCGGCCTCCAAGTTTGATGGAGAAGCAAGGAGGAAGCCTTTGTCCCACGTTGAAGGAGAGCTTCCAGCGAGTTTGCTTGCTGACACTGACAGTTTATTCATTAAAATCCGAGGGCTCACTGTGCATTACAAGCTTTGTGCGCCTGGTCCACCAGGGCAGTCTATCTCCCCAAATGTTCTCGAATCCAATTCAAGTTACATCACCACGCCGGAGACGATGGCTGGAAGGTTGAAGTTTGACAGGAAAGTGTTGAGCATGGCAGAGAAAAgccagcatcatcatcatcatcattaccaCAGGAGCTACAGCAGCGTGTTCAACAATTCTTCCTTGCACGACCCTCTTCTTGACAGTTCTCCTACTTCTCCTCCTCTGATTTTCAAAGGAAGAGAGGAAGACATGATGAATGTGTTCAGTTTTGAGGATGAGGAGAAAGGCGTGGACGAAAGCGGTAAGTTTGGTGTGGTTTtggttcatggatttgggggAGGAGTGTTCTCCTGGAGGCATGTGATGTCTCCACTGGCTCACGATCTCGGCTGTGTTGTCACTGCGTTTGATAGACCTGGTTGGGGATTAACAGCCAGGCCACATAAAATTGATCTGGAAGAAAGACGGCTTCTCAATCCTTACACACTTGAGAATCAGGTAGAGATGCTTCTTGCTTTCTGCCATGAGATGGGATTCTCTTCGGTAGTATTTGTTGGTCATGATGATGGAGGTCTGCTTGCTCTGAAGGCTGCTCAAAGATTGATGGCAACAAACGATCCCATCAAA GTCGTGGTCAGAGGAGTGGTTTTGCTTAATGTAAGCTTGTCAAGGGAAGTGGTTCCAGCTTTTGCAAGAATACTTCTCCACACATCGCTACGGAAGAAGCACCTCGTTCGCCCTCTTTTACGCACTGAGATAGCTCAAGTGGTGAATCGTCGCGCTTGGTATGATCCTGCAAAGATGACAACAGAAGTCCTCAGGCTATACAAG GCCCCGCTACACGTAGAAGGCTGGGACGAGGCACTTCATGAGATAGGCAGACTCTCATCTGAAACGGTGCTTGCGCCTCAAAATGCAGCTTCGCTTCTGAAGGCTGTGGAAAACCTGCCAGTATTAGTCATTGCTGGAGCCGAAGACGCTCTTGTCCCATTGAAGTCATCCCAAGCAATGGCGTCTAAACTCCTAAACTCT AGACTAGTAGCAGTGTCAGGATGTGGGCATCTACCACACGAGGAGTGTCCCAAGGCGCTTCTTGCAGCCATGTCCCCTTTCATCACTAGACTTGTACTCAGGCCAGATCTCCAGAGTCAATAG
- the LOC125610218 gene encoding uncharacterized protein LOC125610218 isoform X2 yields MEEMRDFQRQIRLLKNQFFKTDQKVAKLEKTVGLLRKKNSGVAKGVCLLVMVITVMILCWKSFGGFKPQRLNSRLSCQVQQ; encoded by the exons ATGGAGGAGATGCGTGACTTTCAGAGACAAATCAGGCTGCTCAAGAATCAATTCTTTAAGACTGACCAGAAGGTGGCAAAGCTAGAGAAGACCGTGGGTTTGTTACGTAAGAAGAATTCAGGGGTTGCAAAGGGAGTTTGTCTACTGGTCATGGTAATAACGGTCATGATTTTGTGCTG GAAGAGCTTTGGAGGATTTAAGCCACAACGTCTGAACTCGAGATTGTCTTGCCAG GTTCAGCAGTAA
- the LOC125610218 gene encoding glutathione S-transferase T3-like isoform X1 produces MNHTTGYVNLLYSQCSVDLESPEPAWFGSQGPDESPVESGVEPTTKERRKWTTKEDKILISAWLNTSKDAVVSNDQKAQNFWKRILDYYNASPLLVGTLPRELRQCKQRWARINEQVSKFVGCYDAALREQRSGQNDDDVMKAAHDNFCDAYGYKFNLEHGWRELRNDQKWCSTNVSKDGGKDK; encoded by the coding sequence ATGAATCATACAACTGGGTATGTTAATCTTTTGTATAGTCAATGTTCAGTTGACCTTGAGTCTCCCGAACCTGCTTGGTTCGGTAGTCAAGGTCCTGATGAGTCTCCTGTCGAGTCTGGTGTCGAGCCCACTACCAAGGAGAGGAGGAAATGGACCACTAAAGAGGATAAAATCTTGATTAGTGCGTGGCTTAACACCAGCAAAGACGCTGTAGTCAGCAATGACCAGAAAGCCCAAAATTTCTGGAAGAGGATTCTGGACTACTACAACGCAAGCCCTCTCCTTGTTGGGACATTACCTAGAGAGCTTCGCCAGTGCAAGCAGAGGTGGGCTAGGATTAACGAGCAAGTGAGTAAATTCGTAGGATGCTATGATGCGGCTTTGAGGGAGCAAAGAAGTGGccaaaatgatgatgatgtgatgaaagctGCCCACGACAATTTCTGCGATGCTTACGGTTACAAGTTCAATCTCGAACATGGGTGGAGGGAGCTGAGGAATGACCAGAAATGGTGCTCAACCAATGTTTCTAAAGACGGGGGGAAAGACAAGTGA
- the LOC106346652 gene encoding ADP,ATP carrier protein 2, chloroplastic: MEGLIQTRGILSLPAKPIGARRTLLLQPSHALKQRLFTRNLPPLSISSNGHSKFQSFHKISISNKERNRGFICKAEAAAAAAGDGDSLTPKVFGVEVTTLKKIVPLGLMFFCILFNYTILRDTKDVLVVTAKGSSAEIIPFLKTWVNLPMAIGFMLLYTKLSNVLSKKALFYTVIVPFIAYFGAFGFIMYPLSNLIHPEALADKLLATLGPRFMGPLAIMRIWSFCLFYVMAELWGSVVVSVLFWGFANQITTVDEAKKFYPLFGLGANVALIFSGRTVKYFSNMRKNLGPGVDGWAVSLKAMMSIVVGMGLAICFLYWWVNRYVPLPTRSKKKKAKPQMGTMESLKFLVSSPYIRDLATLVVAYGISINLVEVTWKSKLKAQFPSPNEYSAFMGDFSTCTGIATFTMMLLSQYVFDKYGWGVAAKITPTVLLVTGVAFFSLILFGGPFAPLVAKLGMTPLLAAVYVGALQNIFSKSAKYSLFDPCKEMAYIPLDEDTKVKGKAAIDVVCNPLGKSGGALIQQFMILTFGSLASSTPYLGVILLGIVTAWLAAAKSLEGQFNTLMSEEELEKEMERASSLKIPVVSQEDAAPGESTSQLPEKSAPTSI, encoded by the exons ATGGAAGGTCTGATTCAAACCAGAGGGATCCTCTCTCTACCCGCCAAACCCATCGGAGCGAGAAGAACTCTTCTTCTCCAACCCTCTCACGCCTTAAAGCAAAGACTTTTCACCAGAAACCTCCCTCCCTTGTCGATTTCCTCTAATGGGCACTCCAAATTTCAATCCTTTCATAAGATTTCGATTTCCAACAAGGAGAGAAACAGAGGCTTCATCTGCAAGGCTGAGGCCGCCGCTGCAGCCGCCGGAGATGGAGACTCCTTAACGCCTAAGGTTTTCGGCGTGGAGGTCACGACTCTAAAGAAGATTGTCCCTTTGGGGCTAATGTTCTTCTGCATTCTCTTCAACTACACGATCCTCAGAGACACCAAGGACGTCTTGGTAGTGACGGCGAAAGGAAGCTCTGCTGAGATCATACCCTTTCTCAAGACATGGGTGAATCTCCCCATGGCTATTGGCTTCATGTTGCTTTACACCAAACTCTCCAATGTTTTGTCCAAAAAGGCTCTCTTTTACACTGTTATCGTCCCCTTCATTGCCTACTTTGGAGCCTTTGGTTTTATTATGTACCCTCTCAGCAACTTGATACACCCTGAGGCTCTTGCTGATAAGCTCCTCGCAACGCTCGGCCCTAGGTTCATGGGTCCTCTCGCTATCATGCGGATTTGGAGTTTCTGTTTGTTTTATGTCATGGCTGAGCTTTGGGGTAGCGTTGTGGTCTCAGTTCTCTTCTGGGGCTTTGCCAATCAG ATCACAACTGTTGATGAAGCCAAAAAGTTCTATCCATTGTTTGGACTAGGTGCAAATGTTGCACTTATATTCTCAGGAAGAACTGTGAAGTATTTCTCTAACATGAGGAAGAATCTTGGTCCTGGAGTTGATGGCTGGGCTGTTTCATTGAAAGCCATGATGAGTATTGTTGTAGGGATGGGCTTAGCCATCTGTTTCCTCTACTGGTGGGTCAATAGATACGTTCCCCTTCCAACACgtagcaagaagaagaag GCGAAACCACAGATGGGGACAATGGAGAGCTTGAAGTTCTTGGTGTCATCACCATACATCAGGGATCTAGCTACTTTGGTTGTGGCCTATGGGATTAGTATCAACCTTGTTGAAGTCACATGGAAATCAAAGCTTAAAGCTCAG TTCCCTAGCCCGAACGAATACTCAGCGTTTATGGGTGACTTCTCAACCTGCACGGGTATTGCAACGTTCACAATGATGCTTCTGAGTCAATACGTATTCGACAAGTATGGATGGGGAGTAGCTGCAAAGATCACTCCAACCGTTCTGCTAGTAACCGGAGTTGCGTTCTTCTCTCTGATACTGTTTGGTGGCCCATTCGCGCCACTGGTTGCCAAGCTTGGTATGACACCGCTGCTCGCAGCTGTGTACGTTGGAGCTCTCCAGAATATCTTTAGCAAGAGTGCTAAGTACAGCTTGTTTGATCCTTGCAAAGAAATGGCTTATATCCCATTAGATGAAGACACCAAG GTTAAAGGCAAAGCTGCGATTGATGTTGTCTGCAACCCATTGGGGAAATCAGGAGGTGCTCTAATCCAGCAGTTTATGATCCTTACGTTCGGCTCTCTCGCCAGTTCCACTCCTTACCTTGGAGTCATCTTGCTCGGTATAGTCACTGCTTGGCTAGCGGCGGCTAAGTCTCTAGAGGGACAGTTCAACACTCTGATGTCTGAAGAAGAGCTTGAGAAGGAAATGGAGAGAGCTTCATCGCTCAAGATTCCTGTTGTGTCTCAGGAGGATGCGGCACCGGGAGAATCTACTAGCCAACTGCCAGAGAAATCTGCTCCGACCAGCATTTAG